In Bosea sp. ANAM02, a single genomic region encodes these proteins:
- a CDS encoding DEAD/DEAH box helicase family protein has product MRNGIYERLLWQYRSTPGARQRPELDPKDMRELIASAWRKLLEADDLGIYREHQIDAMRAIADHISDQENDPSALTVIPTAGGKTRIFLAQTNAIWQAGKAAGVMPNALVLLPTRQLITQTLEGFAEHFPDVEVGAIDVGRKSAAPVTLVTYEGFTRMVQQGHIRPEMVDAIVMDEAHRGLSDLRQSVLDGFLGRSVVTAFSATPNFDDEKGVTALIGAQNEVINVPAQVLRNRRVISPVVNYVLRVDINGNVPASGMERTKLKRKAVVDATLDFILGAEDDFDLGKGEEPTVLADKVTVFYGADCAHARVYAAEYNRRFDGRKTMKVVTGEDPVETIDDLAVEVGEGKLHGIANAKLLQEGWDLPAVGLVVNTPTESDVVQLQQSGRAQRIDPRFSAESRDQIAYVLDVQIYINGVLEGNPVAFYQAAEGVDVRFVTANPVDFADIRIEGYRGADFQPEEAIEPDDVSELEPIRGPEVLPSLRVEADTFLVSSDVGATLPPTQSTPALTAWPQHVTADEIKPANDVPMEKGIVSEEAATVPVEDRGENEPVAEPIAEAAKAETPQAPVEERAPDRLVLTEEAIQAASNPGHIPDGAATISPVAARLEGRLPPPDMTARDITIEGKLHHTERLLPREEKPTVAAAIEDGWHDIRSAAAWLEVDINDPDFNSTWRQVELKARRVEDVRLNSLKLEAGTRLSNSGTVLMMSPRDVEVLGRAIGRVHGMPHLGEEWLTREDVIGAISNDAADEVNALFRTFEGQWKLSPASTRAGEAAIRCGLFKDGADRSFAVHRDDLDTVIAFLDSKRPLSQQNDELNFDQVCDRLKTTGFAIKDFWRKTALQVRVGTPVRDNGRRVRARSIKQLRGVPELLIHESELAWVAKSLKIALPAAEMAIVEEASAAKVARDQARSERSAVEKEPVVEEGPGSTENSEPTEETAASGGEPSAREEAPANVAERSPVERSPAKDVERSATEKSSGGAVERSAADRLTRAPAEERANRNRELLDQPNGWLLQRDVARALGTKIPQDRKFIQQWNALVRAIDAGKTPMVGGNECAFDRLQDQASTDPRLHHTSLVAFAESIGRVVRVRDPEWEMPAREMAPTPMM; this is encoded by the coding sequence ATGCGTAACGGAATCTATGAACGTCTGCTGTGGCAGTACCGCTCGACACCAGGAGCGCGCCAGCGGCCGGAACTCGATCCGAAGGATATGCGCGAACTCATTGCGTCGGCGTGGAGGAAGTTGCTCGAAGCCGACGACCTCGGCATCTATCGCGAGCATCAGATCGATGCGATGCGAGCAATCGCAGACCATATCAGCGACCAGGAGAATGACCCGAGTGCGCTGACCGTCATTCCGACTGCCGGCGGCAAAACCCGCATCTTTTTGGCGCAGACCAATGCTATCTGGCAGGCGGGCAAAGCAGCTGGCGTGATGCCGAACGCCCTGGTGCTTCTGCCGACCAGGCAGCTCATCACGCAGACCCTTGAGGGCTTTGCCGAGCATTTCCCGGACGTTGAAGTGGGCGCGATCGACGTCGGCCGGAAGTCGGCGGCACCGGTGACGCTCGTCACCTATGAGGGGTTCACACGGATGGTCCAGCAGGGCCACATCCGCCCGGAAATGGTTGATGCGATCGTGATGGATGAAGCCCATCGCGGGCTTTCCGACCTCAGGCAGTCGGTCCTCGATGGATTCCTCGGCCGCTCGGTGGTCACGGCGTTCAGCGCGACTCCGAATTTTGATGACGAGAAGGGCGTGACGGCTTTGATCGGCGCCCAGAACGAAGTCATCAATGTCCCCGCTCAGGTGCTACGCAACCGTCGGGTGATCTCTCCCGTCGTGAACTACGTCCTGCGCGTCGACATCAACGGGAATGTCCCGGCTTCGGGTATGGAGCGAACCAAGCTGAAACGAAAAGCAGTCGTCGATGCGACGCTCGATTTCATCCTTGGCGCCGAGGACGATTTCGATCTCGGAAAGGGCGAGGAACCAACGGTTCTCGCGGACAAGGTCACGGTCTTCTATGGCGCGGACTGCGCTCACGCTCGCGTTTATGCGGCCGAATACAACCGGCGCTTTGACGGCCGCAAAACGATGAAGGTGGTGACGGGGGAGGATCCGGTCGAGACGATTGATGACCTCGCTGTCGAAGTGGGTGAGGGCAAGCTCCACGGAATCGCGAACGCCAAGCTCTTGCAAGAGGGATGGGACCTCCCAGCTGTGGGTCTCGTCGTAAATACGCCGACGGAGTCCGACGTTGTCCAGCTGCAGCAATCCGGCCGCGCTCAGCGCATCGACCCCAGATTTTCGGCCGAGTCGCGGGACCAAATAGCATACGTCCTCGACGTTCAAATCTACATCAACGGTGTCCTTGAGGGGAACCCGGTTGCCTTCTATCAGGCTGCTGAAGGCGTCGATGTTCGGTTCGTCACTGCCAATCCCGTGGATTTCGCAGACATTCGAATTGAGGGCTACCGCGGGGCCGACTTCCAGCCGGAAGAGGCCATCGAGCCCGACGACGTCAGTGAGTTGGAGCCGATCCGCGGTCCCGAGGTCCTGCCGTCGCTTCGCGTTGAGGCTGACACTTTTCTGGTGAGCTCGGATGTTGGCGCGACCTTGCCGCCAACCCAATCCACGCCTGCGCTTACGGCGTGGCCTCAGCATGTGACGGCCGACGAGATCAAGCCGGCGAACGACGTTCCGATGGAGAAGGGAATCGTCTCGGAGGAAGCTGCAACCGTTCCAGTCGAGGACCGCGGCGAGAATGAGCCCGTTGCCGAACCGATCGCAGAGGCTGCCAAGGCCGAGACCCCTCAGGCCCCGGTGGAGGAGAGGGCTCCCGATCGCCTGGTTCTGACGGAGGAAGCAATTCAGGCTGCCTCAAACCCTGGCCATATTCCGGATGGGGCCGCGACTATCTCTCCCGTCGCTGCAAGGCTCGAAGGACGCTTGCCTCCTCCGGACATGACGGCCAGGGACATCACCATCGAAGGCAAACTCCATCACACGGAGCGGCTCCTCCCCCGTGAGGAGAAGCCCACTGTCGCCGCGGCGATCGAAGACGGCTGGCATGATATCAGAAGCGCTGCTGCCTGGCTCGAAGTCGATATCAACGATCCGGACTTCAACAGCACCTGGCGCCAGGTTGAGCTGAAGGCGCGGCGGGTCGAAGACGTCAGATTGAATTCGCTGAAGCTTGAAGCCGGAACCCGCTTGAGCAACAGCGGAACGGTGCTGATGATGTCCCCCAGAGACGTTGAGGTGCTCGGGCGTGCGATCGGTCGCGTCCATGGGATGCCCCATCTGGGCGAAGAGTGGCTGACGCGTGAAGACGTAATCGGCGCGATTTCCAATGACGCTGCAGACGAAGTCAATGCTCTGTTCCGGACCTTCGAAGGGCAATGGAAGCTGTCTCCGGCGAGCACCCGCGCCGGCGAGGCGGCGATCAGGTGCGGTCTGTTCAAGGATGGCGCTGACCGCTCCTTCGCCGTCCATCGCGACGATCTCGATACCGTCATCGCGTTTCTCGACTCAAAGCGGCCGCTCAGCCAGCAGAATGACGAGCTGAACTTCGATCAGGTCTGCGACCGGCTGAAGACCACCGGCTTCGCCATCAAGGATTTCTGGCGGAAGACTGCGTTGCAGGTTCGCGTCGGCACACCCGTGCGCGACAACGGGCGCCGCGTTCGAGCGCGCTCAATCAAGCAGCTCAGAGGCGTGCCTGAGCTGCTGATCCACGAGAGCGAACTCGCCTGGGTCGCAAAGAGCCTCAAGATCGCGCTCCCTGCGGCCGAAATGGCCATCGTGGAGGAGGCGTCCGCGGCGAAGGTTGCTCGTGACCAGGCGCGTAGCGAGAGGTCGGCTGTCGAGAAGGAACCTGTCGTCGAGGAAGGTCCTGGCAGCACCGAAAACAGCGAACCCACTGAGGAGACGGCTGCAAGTGGCGGCGAGCCCTCCGCACGCGAGGAGGCACCTGCCAACGTCGCGGAACGCTCCCCGGTTGAGAGGTCGCCTGCGAAGGATGTGGAGCGTTCCGCGACCGAGAAGTCGTCGGGCGGCGCCGTCGAGCGTTCTGCGGCCGACAGGCTGACGCGCGCGCCGGCAGAGGAGCGCGCCAACCGCAATCGCGAACTTCTCGATCAGCCCAATGGCTGGCTGCTGCAGCGTGATGTCGCTCGCGCGTTGGGAACGAAGATCCCGCAGGATCGGAAATTCATCCAGCAGTGGAACGCGCTGGTTCGCGCGATCGATGCCGGGAAGACCCCGATGGTGGGTGGGAACGAATGCGCTTTTGATCGCCTTCAGGACCAGGCGTCCACCGACCCGCGCCTTCATCACACGTCGCTTGTCGCCTTTGCCGAGAGCATCGGTCGGGTCGTGCGGGTCCGGGATCCTGAATGGGAGATGCCGGCGCGAGAAATGGCTCCGACCCCGATGATGTGA
- a CDS encoding ATP-binding protein, which produces MIPRFLKLPTIASQIILLVLGSEIAFQAITAIDVHIIDGGQPGRCDSSEGNGFSYALRLMDDMTDQQQRDLQLQAIKRTFPRMGVTALPAEMTVRAPLDDAPEIKSVQRILGPDRQVFFPREADAPTGRIVVRLRDKTLIAATVHCRNQPAVWAWDTFIRGFFYILLTTPFLLWWSRRTLARPLEQVEEAANSFALDRETAPIPATGPTEIRAATTALNRAVSRVRKLVAERSRMLAAVSHDLMTPLTRLQMRCDFVKDDKVRQDMVRDIEQMRAMVEQALSFLREGRGTQRRAAVDLPTLLTTVRDQFLDLGHEVDYIGPRHLAAEVDPQGIERAITNLVGNAIKFGDTVVISLNALGGLITIEVADNGPGIPDSEKDRVTEPFMRGDEARTIHDDTGFGLGLSIVKAVAEQHEGKLSLHDREPHGLLARMEFPHKIAQTRNGPRPWPARDAQTA; this is translated from the coding sequence GTGATCCCGCGGTTCCTCAAGCTTCCGACGATAGCGTCCCAGATCATTCTCCTCGTTCTGGGAAGCGAGATCGCGTTCCAGGCGATCACGGCAATCGACGTTCACATCATCGATGGCGGACAACCCGGCCGATGCGACTCGTCTGAGGGAAACGGCTTCTCCTATGCCTTGCGGCTGATGGACGACATGACGGATCAGCAGCAGCGGGATCTCCAGCTGCAGGCGATCAAGCGCACCTTCCCCAGGATGGGAGTGACGGCTCTTCCGGCGGAAATGACGGTTCGGGCACCGTTGGACGACGCACCCGAGATCAAATCCGTACAGCGCATTCTCGGTCCGGATCGCCAGGTCTTCTTTCCGCGCGAAGCTGACGCTCCAACCGGGCGCATCGTTGTCAGGTTGAGGGATAAGACGCTCATCGCCGCGACCGTCCACTGCCGCAATCAGCCTGCGGTCTGGGCCTGGGACACGTTTATCCGCGGCTTCTTTTACATCCTCCTGACGACGCCCTTCCTCCTCTGGTGGTCGCGCAGGACGCTCGCCCGTCCGCTTGAGCAAGTTGAGGAAGCTGCAAATTCATTCGCGCTCGATCGCGAGACGGCGCCGATACCGGCTACCGGCCCCACGGAGATCCGCGCTGCGACGACCGCTCTCAATCGAGCCGTGTCTCGCGTCAGGAAGCTGGTTGCCGAACGCAGCCGGATGCTTGCCGCCGTCTCTCACGACCTGATGACGCCGTTGACGCGCTTGCAGATGCGCTGTGATTTCGTGAAGGACGACAAGGTCCGCCAGGATATGGTTCGCGACATCGAGCAGATGCGAGCGATGGTTGAGCAGGCCCTGTCGTTCCTACGTGAGGGGCGCGGCACGCAGCGACGCGCGGCCGTCGATCTGCCGACCCTTCTGACGACGGTGCGCGACCAGTTCCTCGATCTCGGGCACGAGGTCGACTACATCGGCCCCCGCCATCTTGCTGCGGAGGTCGACCCTCAGGGTATCGAGCGTGCCATCACCAACTTGGTCGGCAACGCCATCAAGTTCGGAGATACCGTCGTCATCTCTCTGAACGCTTTGGGCGGCCTGATCACGATCGAGGTCGCCGATAACGGCCCCGGGATTCCCGACAGCGAGAAAGACCGCGTCACCGAACCGTTCATGCGCGGTGACGAGGCTCGCACCATTCACGACGACACCGGCTTTGGCCTCGGGCTGTCGATCGTGAAGGCCGTCGCTGAACAGCATGAAGGCAAGCTATCGCTGCACGATCGGGAACCGCACGGTCTCCTGGCGCGGATGGAATTCCCGCACAAGATCGCACAGACCCGCAACGGGCCGCGGCCGTGGCCGGCAAGAGATGCGCAGACTGCTTGA
- a CDS encoding A24 family peptidase codes for MGGSCASGACQIVSAFAYSAQGVGDELSRAFAFLHGAAPIFFPLLAGLIGACIAHSIGRAVERWPKVNGWKAEDGGALLQPPPYLRMARAAGGVVVPIISWLPYSSGGAISRWAYPAVEMTFALVWAGAIAWTGPTLSTWVLLAAFSLAFFCAWLDLVCHEIPDSLTVPLAFLGLLFSPVEPDAINRIWGALFCGAAVLGAFKLVASAKQVDGVSLGDVAFLGAAGAWVGICGSFTLILASVVSYIAYAGPLRRSGVLWAPMGPALAVGFVFAVLSGVRLV; via the coding sequence ATGGGTGGTTCGTGCGCCAGCGGCGCCTGCCAGATCGTATCGGCCTTCGCCTACTCCGCCCAAGGCGTCGGTGACGAGCTCTCCCGCGCGTTCGCGTTCCTCCACGGCGCGGCCCCGATCTTCTTTCCGCTGCTTGCTGGGCTCATCGGGGCTTGCATTGCCCATTCGATTGGGCGCGCGGTCGAACGTTGGCCCAAAGTGAATGGCTGGAAGGCTGAGGATGGCGGCGCGTTGTTGCAACCGCCTCCTTATTTGCGCATGGCGCGTGCCGCGGGCGGCGTCGTTGTTCCGATCATCAGCTGGCTCCCCTATAGCTCTGGTGGCGCCATCAGTCGTTGGGCGTATCCGGCGGTCGAGATGACGTTCGCTCTGGTCTGGGCGGGTGCGATTGCGTGGACTGGCCCGACGCTCTCGACCTGGGTATTGCTGGCAGCCTTCTCGCTCGCTTTTTTCTGCGCCTGGCTCGATCTCGTCTGCCACGAGATCCCGGACAGCCTCACCGTGCCGCTGGCTTTCCTCGGACTGCTCTTTTCGCCAGTCGAGCCCGACGCGATCAACCGGATTTGGGGAGCGCTTTTCTGCGGGGCCGCTGTTCTCGGCGCATTCAAGCTGGTGGCGAGCGCCAAGCAGGTCGACGGCGTCTCTCTTGGTGATGTCGCGTTTCTCGGCGCCGCCGGCGCTTGGGTCGGGATCTGCGGCAGCTTCACGCTGATCCTCGCATCGGTTGTCTCCTACATCGCCTACGCCGGACCTCTGAGGCGATCCGGGGTGCTGTGGGCCCCAATGGGGCCCGCCCTGGCTGTTGGCTTCGTCTTCGCCGTCCTGAGTGGCGTGCGCCTGGTCTGA
- a CDS encoding AAA family ATPase — protein sequence MEQIRAIVVRVLRKDAKTGSVFATIRYESPTGLVDGKISGNGAEIEAGDFVISDGNWRQRSYNGRDEEIFYAKSIRPDLPITKDGAARWLSTIFTADVHGVTLATAKIFADKHGDRVAHLCERNPELVLGLSRDPRQFRTAILRDWGRRISGRRAVVLLESSGVDPRAIDSILEAFRDGALETIQANPYRAARVRNVGFGNADKIGTHIGITKEDERRVGAALVELLDARRMEGHSFARANLLGQRMEDQFGIPLATTSAFLVSKLGDASSPVSVSLREGESVVMLREFHEAEHAIAKAAVTSLVRGRKNQADRAQVVLDSLFSTEKYKRFDAFQRAAVLTSVIEPISVLTGGPGTGKSTVSEVVVMAAEKLDPGPILLCAPTGKAAKRLEETTGRKASTIHHLLQAREDVANGRTVFGRNAANPLPAGCFVVIDEASMIDIQTMQALLAAMPADGRLVLVGDKNQLPSVDAGAVLNDLMQATGPDGLRLVPCGELVNVYRQTGDSRIATGAAEIRQGDVPFLSNRYEGGVILYERAESDIVEQVRWCVTKACTEGLRLQPHQIAVLVPQAPGEVGTRRINRMLSRELNPRGRDIPGILPNADDADIPIPRVGDRVMLTENDDENDVMNGDVGTITDAYAKPTPSGATRNMIKIKFDCGHEVEYPAAQWRKLILAYAMTVHKSQGSQYPAVIMPVCSAHERMLDRSLLYTGWTRAKSSLFIVGERDVIEKAVANVEASRRDTRLQEFLRHFSLEMGLSGRPELAAIAPPATPRAVAPAPLRRPPGPPPAAPLAAPRAARPVPPPPPRMAPRPLPGIGQARAPAPQVSVTSVPVSPVRRPPPPPPGRPKPLPVQQPEPEDLHQIPSMAP from the coding sequence ATGGAGCAAATCAGGGCGATCGTTGTGCGGGTTCTCCGCAAGGACGCGAAGACGGGATCCGTTTTCGCGACGATCCGCTATGAGAGCCCCACAGGCCTTGTCGACGGCAAAATCAGCGGGAATGGGGCTGAAATCGAGGCTGGCGACTTCGTCATCAGCGACGGCAACTGGCGTCAGCGCAGCTACAATGGACGCGACGAAGAGATCTTCTACGCGAAGTCGATTCGTCCCGATCTGCCGATCACCAAGGACGGCGCGGCGCGCTGGCTCTCCACGATCTTCACCGCCGACGTCCATGGCGTGACTCTGGCGACCGCCAAGATCTTCGCTGACAAGCACGGCGATCGCGTCGCGCATCTCTGCGAGCGGAATCCCGAGCTCGTGCTCGGTCTTTCCCGAGATCCTCGGCAGTTTCGGACGGCTATCCTTCGCGACTGGGGACGCCGCATCTCCGGCCGCCGCGCCGTCGTTCTTCTCGAAAGCTCGGGTGTTGATCCGCGCGCGATCGATTCCATCCTCGAGGCTTTCCGTGATGGTGCACTGGAGACCATCCAGGCCAACCCCTATCGCGCGGCACGCGTTCGGAACGTCGGCTTCGGGAACGCCGACAAGATCGGTACGCATATCGGCATCACGAAGGAGGACGAGCGCCGCGTCGGAGCCGCCCTTGTTGAGCTCCTCGATGCCCGCCGCATGGAGGGGCACTCATTCGCGCGCGCCAATCTCCTGGGCCAACGGATGGAGGACCAGTTCGGCATCCCGTTGGCAACAACGAGCGCTTTCCTGGTCAGCAAGCTCGGTGACGCGAGCTCCCCCGTAAGTGTCTCACTGCGCGAGGGCGAGAGCGTCGTCATGCTCCGCGAGTTCCACGAGGCTGAACACGCCATCGCGAAGGCCGCGGTGACCTCGCTGGTGCGCGGACGCAAGAACCAGGCTGACCGCGCTCAGGTCGTCCTGGACAGTCTGTTCTCCACCGAGAAATACAAGCGCTTCGATGCGTTTCAGCGCGCGGCTGTCCTCACCTCTGTGATCGAACCAATTTCCGTCCTGACGGGCGGCCCCGGCACCGGCAAGTCGACGGTCTCCGAGGTTGTTGTCATGGCGGCCGAGAAACTGGACCCCGGACCGATCCTCCTGTGCGCCCCGACGGGCAAGGCCGCCAAGCGCCTTGAGGAGACGACCGGTCGCAAGGCGTCCACTATTCATCACCTGTTGCAGGCCCGAGAGGATGTGGCGAATGGGCGGACGGTGTTCGGGCGGAACGCTGCCAACCCGCTGCCGGCCGGTTGCTTCGTCGTGATCGACGAAGCCTCGATGATCGACATCCAGACGATGCAGGCCCTTCTGGCAGCGATGCCGGCCGACGGGCGCCTGGTGCTCGTCGGTGACAAGAACCAGCTGCCGTCCGTCGACGCTGGTGCCGTTCTCAACGACCTCATGCAGGCGACTGGTCCGGACGGGCTTCGCCTTGTGCCGTGCGGTGAGCTCGTCAACGTCTACCGCCAGACCGGCGACTCCAGGATCGCGACCGGCGCGGCCGAGATACGTCAGGGTGACGTCCCCTTCCTCAGCAATCGATACGAGGGCGGCGTCATCCTCTATGAGCGCGCCGAGAGCGATATCGTTGAGCAGGTGCGCTGGTGCGTCACGAAGGCCTGCACCGAAGGCCTGCGCCTTCAGCCGCACCAGATTGCCGTTCTTGTGCCGCAGGCGCCGGGTGAGGTCGGAACGCGACGCATCAACCGGATGCTGTCTCGCGAGCTCAACCCACGCGGACGGGACATTCCGGGCATTCTGCCGAACGCCGACGATGCGGATATCCCGATTCCGCGCGTCGGCGATCGGGTGATGCTCACCGAGAACGACGATGAGAACGACGTCATGAACGGCGACGTCGGGACGATCACTGATGCCTATGCGAAGCCGACGCCGTCGGGCGCGACGCGCAACATGATCAAGATCAAGTTCGATTGCGGTCACGAGGTCGAATATCCCGCTGCCCAGTGGCGCAAGCTTATCCTGGCATATGCGATGACCGTCCATAAGAGCCAGGGCTCGCAGTACCCGGCTGTCATCATGCCGGTCTGCTCGGCCCATGAGCGCATGCTGGATCGCAGCCTGTTGTACACGGGCTGGACCCGCGCGAAGTCCTCGCTCTTTATCGTGGGCGAGCGGGACGTGATCGAGAAGGCTGTCGCGAATGTCGAGGCCTCCAGGCGGGATACGCGGCTCCAGGAATTCCTGAGGCACTTCAGCCTGGAGATGGGCCTTTCCGGCAGGCCTGAGCTCGCCGCGATTGCCCCGCCGGCGACGCCGCGAGCCGTTGCGCCTGCCCCGCTTCGCCGCCCACCTGGTCCTCCCCCGGCGGCGCCTCTCGCGGCTCCGCGAGCGGCGCGCCCGGTGCCGCCTCCCCCGCCTCGGATGGCTCCCCGCCCCCTCCCCGGGATCGGTCAGGCTCGCGCGCCGGCACCGCAGGTCAGCGTAACCTCTGTGCCAGTGTCACCGGTCCGTCGGCCGCCGCCCCCGCCACCGGGCCGGCCGAAGCCACTGCCGGTGCAGCAGCCGGAGCCAGAGGATCTCCACCAGATTCCTTCTATGGCTCCATAG